Proteins encoded together in one Mercenaria mercenaria strain notata chromosome 18, MADL_Memer_1, whole genome shotgun sequence window:
- the LOC123537983 gene encoding acetylcholinesterase 1-like: MVSTLGIVMTLCTLFAGSSLAQTVSVSTSIGVINGKIENITFLGKSSTLHRFLVIPFAEPPVGDLRFKKPVPKAPLRAPLDAFPHNNACLHGSQRQSVTYSEDCLYLNIYAPERKSQVEKLPVMIWIHGGGFALGDSNMFLGDRLSVHGNVILVTLSYRVSIFGFLSTGDSVSPGNYGLWDQQLAIKWVHDNIASFGGDIGKVTIFEQSAGAGSVVYQGLHTGNKGLFQRIKAESGNVTPWWASTDKNLRYAKTIGSNASCNMDTSMTLLSCLRNVPVGRQTDRINC; the protein is encoded by the coding sequence ATGGTATCTACACTAGGAATCGTGATGACCTTATGCACTCTTTTTGCGGGATCATCGTTAGCACAAACTGTATCCGTATCTACAAGTATTGGGGTTATAAATGGAAAAATCGAAAATATAACGTTTCTAGGCAAATCGTCGACATTACATAGATTTCTTGTCATTCCGTTTGCGGAACCACCTGTTGGCGACCTACGCTTCAAAAAGCCAGTTCCAAAAGCTCCACTGAGGGCACCGTTAGATGCATTTCCTCACAACAATGCTTGCCTGCATGGGAGCCAAAGACAAAGTGTAACCTATTCTGAAGACTGTTTGTACCTAAACATTTATGCCCCAGAAAGGAAGAGTCAAGTCGAGAAATTACCCGTGATGATATGGATACATGGAGGCGGTTTCGCACTTGGAGATTCAAATATGTTCCTTGGTGATCGCTTATCTGTTCATGGAAACGTAATACTTGTAACGTTAAGCTATAGGGTATCTATATTTGGATTCTTAAGTACAGGAGACAGTGTCTCACCAGGAAATTATGGACTGTGGGATCAGCAACTGGCTATAAAATGGGTTCATGACAATATTGCTAGTTTTGGTGGAGATATTGGGAAAGTAACTATCTTCGAACAATCAGCCGGGGCAGGTAGTGTTGTCTATCAAGGCTTACATACAGGAAATAAAGGATTGTTTCAAAGAATCAAAGCAGAAAGTGGCAATGTAACACCTTGGTGGGCCAGTACGGATAAAAATTTACGGTATGCTAAAACCATAGGATCAAATGCAAGCTGCAATATGGACACTTCGATGACACTCCTCTCATGTCTACGAAACGTACCGGTCGGCAGACAAACTGATAGGATTAATTGCTAA